One Nicotiana tomentosiformis chromosome 1, ASM39032v3, whole genome shotgun sequence genomic window, CAACGGTGCCGTTGTGATCACAATCGAACTTCTCGAATATGGAATCGTAGAGGCGGGTGAGTTCCTCCGGCGAAGCGGCAACGTCGACGCCGAAGTGAGCCTCTATGAGGCGGAGAGACTCGAACGCTTTGCGAAGCTCAGAACGGGATAAAACGCCGTCGTTGTTGAGGTCCAAATCGGTGAATCCTTTATCGATTGCCTTTGCAAAAGCTGCTTCGTCGTTCACGAAGTCTCGAATTGTTGATCCGTCTATGATCACCACTCCCATTTTTTTACTGATTCAGAAACTACTCTGAGGTAGTGCTTGTGAATTGGGAACAGGATATATGGCTGGGGaaatggaatttaattaataatgTAAAAATTACGCTAACATTTTAAGATAAGATATTTTTGAGAGAAAAGCTAGTCGGTGGATACCTTGTCATTGGAGTACGGAGTTATCATtttagggcacgtggtgtctccatttgattttcttattcttttttataGTCTGAATCTATgagtaaatatattttttctaagAAGATGATGTGACATACAAGGTGTTTAccttcaaaatcggataacaattaaatttgtaagtgattttaaggatacatgatttaaTCTGATACAAAACGACAAATTAGACTGCAATTGAAATAAGAtgaaaaagtaaatgcaaaccacacgaattgaacagtCTTAGCCGTGGAGAATTAATCACCCTCGAACCAGGTACTTCGATCGATATCAAGACACAAAAATGAGAGCTTTAAAGAGAGTAGTAAAAACTTAAGGAGAATAATATTGTATTGCTTTGGAGTGCGTGTTACAATCTATTGAATAAATTATCAGATTttctttttatagtagaggagtcctactctaggtacatTTTCATAAAAGGTAAAAGTCTCTTGATTCGTTGATTGTCGGTTCCTTACAGATACGTGTCGAGATTTCCGCCGCAATATCTgat contains:
- the LOC104121022 gene encoding uncharacterized protein encodes the protein MGVVIIDGSTIRDFVNDEAAFAKAIDKGFTDLDLNNDGVLSRSELRKAFESLRLIEAHFGVDVAASPEELTRLYDSIFEKFDCDHNGTVDRQEFGNEMRKIMLAIADGLGSSPIQMALDDSDQNMIKQAADLEASKLPA